In Zygosaccharomyces rouxii strain CBS732 chromosome D complete sequence, one DNA window encodes the following:
- a CDS encoding uncharacterized protein (conserved hypothetical protein) has translation MKRSNQQEQDQDFRNVKVRADLDSKLYKNYSGYKPLEQETAVVDTINLPRTDKEIQNFFNQYVTARKPCKILGVSPQNFPRDELKPDKVVNYLPSDEILTVETKKDGGFGSGAKRVKMTFGQFMSKLNQEGEHSLYLTTQYYEDDPNAVDSQTETDEEEKDQILSDGEDSVTFQDMHDDFDQLEGAQEEEDVEDYEEYEMRLRELYQPPMTNLVKTLPETPEFLKYLIPQQINIWIGAASTIYNDDSDNSWLSKFNPNEEKLGLGRNVPGGGSSSGLHHDHADNLYIPVSGRKRFTLFAPSDAAKMYTVGNIREIYASGVIDYVPDSKAPTWRQLRDDGAILAHVYNYLLENPDDHKLNDQEIAEFRKFIESDEMQAEKEPPSGLDPPSFSEIPPSVVHTDKIKNKKIRDQILKISSEKWPLFQSANRLTVELEPGEMLYLPTGWFHEVTSFGDSSKSNDVHVAVNYWFVPPTGHQIDAVYDHKDGYWPKDYELTKKALDWARTEDDDDDDEEE, from the coding sequence ATGAAGAGGAGCAACCAGCAGGAACAGGATCAAGATTTCAGAAATGTAAAGGTTCGAGCCGATTTAGATAGCAAATTGTACAAGAATTATTCAGGCTATAAACCATTAGAGCAAGAGACCGCTGTTGTCGATACAATTAATTTACCAAGGACAGATAAAGAAATACAAaactttttcaatcaatATGTTACCGCTAGGAAGCCATGTAAAATTTTGGGGGTTTCACCTCAAAATTTCCCCCgagatgaattgaaaccTGATAAGGTTGTTAATTACTTGCCATCGGATGAAATATTAACGGTGGAAACCAAGAAGGATGGTGGGTTCGGTAGTGGTGCTAAAAGGGTCAAAATGACTTTTGGTCAATTCATGTCCAAATTAAATCAAGAGGGTGAACACAGTTTGTACTTAACGACTCAGTATTATGAGGATGATCCAAATGCGGTCGATTCACAAACTgaaactgatgaagaagagaaggaTCAAATTTTATCCGATGGCGAAGATTCGGTGACTTTTCAGGACATGcatgatgattttgatcaattggaaggGGCacaagaagaggaagatgtTGAGGATTATGAAGAATACGAAATGAGGTTGAGAGAGCTGTACCAACCGCCTATGAcaaatttggtcaaaaCATTACCAGAGACTCCAGAATTCttaaaatatttgattCCTCAGCAGATAAATATTTGGATCGGTGCAGCTTCAACGATTTACAACGATGATTCGGATAACAGTTGGCtatcaaaatttaacccaaatgaagaaaaattagGGTTAGGTAGAAACGTACCGGGAGGTGGATCCTCATCGGGTCTTCATCATGATCATGCTGACAATTTGTACATCCCAGTGTCAGGTCGTAAACGGTTCACTCTATTTGCACCAAGTGATGCAGCGAAAATGTATACCGTTGGTAATATTCGTGAGATTTATGCTTCAGGGGTAATCGATTACGTTCCTGATTCGAAAGCACCAACTTGGAGACAGTTACGAGACGACGGTGCGATCTTAGCACATGTTTACAATTACTTGCTTGAGAATCCTGATGATCATAAACTAAATGATCAGGAAATAGCAGAATTTAGAAAGTTCattgaatctgatgaaatgCAAGCAGAGAAAGAACCGCCTTCGGGACTCGATCCGCCCTCATTTTCTGAGATACCGCCAAGCGTTGTTCATACCGATAAGattaagaataaaaaaattcgagatcaaattctaaaaattAGCAGTGAGAAATGGCCCTTATTCCAATCTGCTAATAGATTAACAGTTGAACTAGAACCCGGTGAAATGCTTTACTTACCAACAGGTTGGTTTCACGAAGTTACCTCATTTGGGGATTCATCCAAGAGTAATGATGTTCACGTTGCTGTAAACTACTGGTTTGTACCACCAACGGGGCATCAAATTGATGCAGTATACGATCACAAGGATGGCTACTGGCCGAAGGATTACGAATTGACCAAGAAAGCCCTTGATTGGGCTCGTACcgaggatgatgatgatgatgatgaggaagaatGA
- the CLN3 gene encoding cyclin CLN3 (weakly similar to uniprot|P13365 Saccharomyces cerevisiae YAL040C CLN3 role in cell cycle START involved in G(sub)1 size control G(sub)1 cyclin), with translation MIRHDSKRSLGTSMAGLPDLAHLSRVRKLRSSAKALDPNLTQKESIVHQRAISEYGDELWLQLQDQLQGSLVNSNNCSCENFSSQPQINCRMRNLIYDFIMCCHTRLNLCTSTLFLSFSILDRYTSRFIVRSGNYQLLALTALWISSKYWDSKNRVATLPVLLSLCCEQYTAQQFKNTEIQLLKYLNWSLCDIVTCDSLIDLQLFLKGAPKGIDLNEIKLGTIMLCELSRFDLELSLDSQLDKIVLAAITLIKLAIKFVKDGQYDNYKAVLSQNPKCSEICEKLLNLVIKRDNLPSSFRFKYLRSDSKSNKSLRIIESLTGYHMQWQLEQFLTTANFTNNFGEHSCYELSLSSSSNEFNDNKHNLASSPASCDSASLTSMSNSITSAASPFASPSMGTELSTINTTHTTPESVPTPSFMEARHNPYHQHYHHYTKPLLTLQPSLQHSHSQLPPLTPTTPSILQSKLKLSALRRTRSGQNHGHSRNPSFNTRPIMSTNASAIQSDYLRTHRKRASSDMEIDFFQDHLTSKR, from the coding sequence ATGATTAGGCACGACTCGAAGAGGAGCTTGGGTACAAGCATGGCAGGACTCCCTGACCTTGCCCATCTTTCTCGAGTGCGCAAATTGAGATCTAGCGCTAAAGCGCTAGATCCCAATTTGACACAGAAGGAATCAATTGTGCACCAAAGGGCGATTAGTGAATATGGTGATGAACTGTGGTTACAACTAcaagatcaattgcaaGGTAGTTTAGTTAATAGTAATAACTGTAGTTGCGAAAACTTTAGCTCCCAACCTCAAATCAATTGCAGAATGCGTAATTTGATCTACGATTTTATCATGTGTTGCCATACAAGATTGAACCTCTGTACGTCCACGCTTTTCCTAAGTTTTTCAATACTGGATCGCTATACAAGTAGATTCATCGTGCGTAGTGGTAACTATCAATTATTAGCATTAACAGCATTATGGATCAGTTCGAAATATTGGGATTCAAAGAATCGGGTCGCAACGCTACCAGTTTTACTATCGTTATGCTGCGAGCAGTATACCGCACAACAGTTTAAAAATACAGAAATACAATTATTGAAATACTTGAACTGGTCCCTATGTGATATTGTTACTTGTGATTCATTGATTGATCTTCAGTTATTTTTAAAAGGTGCACCAAAGGGAATTGATTTAAACGAAATTAAATTAGGAACAATTATGCTATGTGAACTGTCTAGATTTGATCTTGAGCTTTCATTAGATTCTCAGTTGGATAAGATTGTACTGGCTGCAATCACACTAATCAAATTAGCCATTAAATTTGTGAAGGATGGACAATACGATAACTATAAGGCAGTCCTATCACAGAATCCCAAGTGCTCAGaaatttgtgaaaaattattaaaCTTGGTTATTAAAAGGGATAATTTACCATCGAGTTTCCGTTTCAAATATTTAAGATCAGATTCCAAGTCCAACAAGAGTTTACGGATTATCGAATCATTAACAGGCTATCACATGCAATGgcaattggaacaatttttaaCGACAGCTAACTTTACAAACAATTTTGGTGAACATTCATGCTACGAATTGTcactatcatcatcatcaaacGAGTTTAACGATAATAAGCATAATTTGGCATCGTCTCCTGCATCGTGTGATTCTGCCTCTCTCACTTCAATGTCAAATTCAATAACATCGGCAGCTTCTCCCTTTGCATCTCCCAGCATGGGCACTGAATTGTCCACAATTAACACGACGCATACAACTCCAGAATCGGTACCAACGCCATCATTTATGGAGGCTCGTCATAATCCATATCATCAacattatcatcattataCGAAACCACTTTTAACTTTACAACCAAGTTTACAACACTCACATTCTCAACTTCCGCCATTAACTCCAACAACTCCTTCAATATTGCAAAGCAAGTTGAAATTAAGTGCATTAAGACGTACAAGATCTGGTCAAAATCACGGTCATTCTCGTAATCCGTCATTTAATACTAGACCAATAATGTCTACGAATGCTTCAGCTATTCAATCAGACTATTTGAGGACTCATAGAAAGAGAGCTTCCTCAGATATGGAGatagatttttttcaagatcATCTAACTTCAAAGCGTTAG
- the CYC3 gene encoding holocytochrome c synthase CYC3 (similar to uniprot|P06182 Saccharomyces cerevisiae YAL039C CYC3 Cytochrome c heme lyase (holocytochrome c synthase) attaches heme to apo-Cyc1p in the mitochondrial intermembrane space human ortholog may have a role in microphthalmia with linear skin defects (MLS)) produces the protein MGWFWADPVVDHGSKVPSASQASSSSACPVMHNASSVKPETSACPVMQDSSASSGSDGLNPLNNMPVFLSANKQQGQKLDLPTERTTSSIPKGDNTHENWEYPSPQQMYNAMLRKGKIDPNTGEEIPEDAVESMVQVHNFLNEGCWQEVLEWERPHTQQTQVEPKLLKFTGKPGQLTPRARYYGILSKLFPNHFEGDPPFDRHDWLVLRADPMSADPENPGYRKIRYVIDFYGGADDEDGMPTFHLDVRPALDNVTNARDRFRHYYQELKEKYNKD, from the coding sequence ATGGGGTGGTTTTGGGCTGATCCGGTTGTTGACCATGGTAGCAAGGTGCCTAGTGCGTCACAGGCCTCTTCTAGTTCTGCATGTCCTGTTATGCACAATGCCTCTAGTGTAAAACCCGAGACTAGTGCATGCCCAGTTATGCAGGATAGCAGCGCATCGAGCGGTTCTGATGGATTAAACCCACTAAATAACATGCCTGTCTTTTTGTCTGCAAACAAGCAACAGGGACAAAAATTAGATTTACCCACTGAGAGGACAACTTCAAGTATTCCCAAAGGTGATAATACCCATGAAAATTGGGAGTATCCATCGCCTCAGCAGATGTATAATGCAATGTTGAGAAAGGGTAAGATTGACCCCAATActggtgaagaaattccTGAAGATGCCGTAGAATCCATGGTGCAAGTACACAACTTTTTAAATGAGGGTTGTTGGCAGGAGGTTTTAGAATGGGAAAGACCACATACCCAACAAACTCAAGTGGAACCTAAGTTGCTGAAATTTACAGGTAAGCCAGGTCAATTGACACCCCGCGCACGTTACTATggaattttatcaaaacTATTCCCCAACCATTTTGAAGGTGATCCCCCATTTGACAGACATGATTGGTTAGTACTCAGAGCTGATCCAATGAGTGCGGATCCCGAGAATCCAGGATATCGTAAGATTCGATACGTGATCGACTTTTATGGCGGTGCcgacgatgaagatggtatGCCCACTTTCCATCTTGATGTACGTCCTGCGCTCGATAATGTTACCAATGCTAGAGACAGATTTAGGCACTATTATCAGGAGTTGAAGGAGAAGTACAACAAAGACTGA
- the MSC6 gene encoding Msc6p (weakly similar to uniprot|Q08818 Saccharomyces cerevisiae YOR354C MSC6 Protein of unknown function green fluorescent protein (GFP)-fusion protein localizes to mitochondria msc6 mutants are defective in directing meiotic recombination events to homologous chromatids), which produces MFKGLLARREISVVQRRFQSYVHPVSKLGLQLQSQLSEQKQEDADKNTSTIYRSFKESLESLNETNSSSLHRSFGLNAPLTQLLKRSSTENGSYVEPFQILNTMCQFELARSHHFEIVLTHLIGKNLFQDAIALWVKYLECIAENPFTISQSSANRNENWQSHESNLALATLAYTLLSGNVPDLQVLKSILQLDSSKHQTVPFGKAQKLAKTIIKDPAQSKIAQDSLSLLFRQHVASDKASFLSQLDGILQLRHLKDFYSAYHSSKSTSDDPEILCKFMDKFIELNKPLEAITIYNQHKSLDSSALQNELLIAVAALQSNNRQLKLDRILAIWNSMIKANANADSYAALIRALGVSGHVNQLQSIYEKEIPKEFKDQPVVLEPYLTSLVHHGKISHAELSSKLPPQIKSVSLVNAVLLQMVRDDVPQEEWEKFYQLQFVGGNAPHRPTTLSLAIRMWANWKSGPQDKKDFQFLKSISISSRDFIKTNSIIEHFIEIVPNVYPIRALFEQIKLPLDSRKYALFLQSEFLKKNGDYQWAEDIFKEYLTNCKDQLNKLDRFVIEPMINGFDELAILQQDSSFLLKVSVYQSLADKLNVRLSNQCLAKTLHAAAMLSRVKSGKFSQNEQEFLNDFLQKLSISNDFKASPKDLDSLRQSNVSIPSNL; this is translated from the coding sequence ATGTTTAAAGGATTGCTTGCTAGGCGTGAAATTTCTGTTGTACAACGTCGTTTTCAATCATATGTACACCCTGTATCAAAATTAGGACTACAATTGCAATCGCAGTTGAGTGAACAGAAGCAAGAGGATGCAGATAAGAATACTAGTACGATCTATCGCAGTTTTAAAGAGAGTCTAGAATCGTTAAATGAAACGAATTCGTCCTCTTTACACAGGTCCTTTGGTCTAAACGCTCCTCTGACGCAACTGCTGAAGAGATCTTCTACTGAGAATGGTAGCTATGTGGAACCCTTCCAAATTCTTAATACTATGTGCCAGTTTGAATTGGCTAGATCCCATCATTTTGAGATTGTTTTAACGCATTTAATTGGCAAAAATCTGTTCCAAGATGCAATTGCGCTTTGGGTGAAGTATTTAGAGTGCATTGCCGAAAATCCATTTACCATTTCACAGTCATCCGCTAATCGCAATGAAAACTGGCAATCACATGAGAGCAATCTGGCATTAGCCACCCTAGCTTACACTCTGTTATCAGGTAATGTACCCGATTTGCAGGTTTTGAAAAGCATTCTACAGCTGGATTCAAGCAAACATCAAACGGTTCCCTTTGGTAAGGCGCAAAAACTGGCTAAAACTATCATAAAGGATCCTGCTCAAAGCAAGATTGCTCAAGATTCGTTATCCTTATTGTTTCGTCAGCACGTTGCATCTGATAAAGcatcatttttatcacAGCTCGATGGTATTCTACAATTACGTCATTTGAAGGATTTTTACTCGGCATATCATTCATCGAAATCTACAAGTGACGATCCTGAAATTTTGTGCAAATTTATGGATAAATTCATCGAATTGAACAAACCGTTGGAGGCAATTACCATCTATAACCAACACAAGAGTTTGGATTCGTCTGCATTACAAAATGAACTGTTAATCGCTGTGGCTGCATTACAGTCGAATAACCGCCAGCTAAAACTGGACCGTATCTTGGCAATTTGGAACAGTATGATCAAAGCCAATGCTAATGCTGATTCCTATGCAGCTTTAATCAGGGCTCTTGGCGTATCAGGTCACGTGAACCAGCTACAATCCATTTacgaaaaagaaattcctaaagaatttaaagatCAGCCAGTTGTACTAGAACCTTATTTGACCTCACTAGTGCATCACGGTAAAATCAGCCATGCAGAATTGTCATCAAAGCTACCACCTCAAATTAAATCGGTGTCATTGGTGAACGCAGTTCTCCTACAAATGGTTCGTGATGATGTACCTCAAGAGGAATGGGAAAAATTCtatcaattacaatttgTGGGTGGTAATGCTCCTCATCGTCCTACCACATTATCCCTAGCTATTAGAATGTGGgcaaattggaaatctgGACCTCAAGATAAGaaagatttccaatttttgaagagtATTTCAATTAGTTCGAGAGATTTCATCAAGACTAATTCAATCATCGAACACTTTATCGAAATTGTTCCTAACGTGTATCCTATACGAGCATTATTTGAACAAATCAAGCTGCCCCTTGATTCAAGAAAATACGCACTGTTCCTCCAGTCTGAGTTTCTCAAAAAAAATGGCGATTATCAATGGGCAGAAGATATTTTCAAGGAATATTTGACAAATTGTAAggatcaattgaacaaactTGACAGGTTTGTCATTGAACCAATGATAAACGGATTTGATGAGTTGGCCATCCTACAGCAAGATTCAAGTTTCTTGCTCAAAGTTTCCGTTTACCAATCGTTAGCCGATAAATTAAACGTCAGATTGAGCAATCAATGTTTGGCAAAGACATTGCACGCAGCAGCCATGTTGTCAAGAGTTAAATCTGGTAAATTTTCTCAGAATGAgcaagaatttttaaacGATTTTTTGCAAAAGTTATCCATTTCAAACGATTTTAAAGCTAGTCCCAAGGATTTGGACTCGCTTCGTCAGTCAAACGTCTCTATTCCATCTAACCTTTAA